From the genome of Deltaproteobacteria bacterium:
ATCGTCGCCGAAATCGACCAGCGGGGCAACTCCGTCTTGAAAAGACGCCCGCGGAGCCCGGGAACCCCTTCTCTGCGAGGACAGGCGGTGGATCTTGGGGAAGGATCCTTCTTGACGGGTTGTCGAATAGGTATATAATACTATAATTTTCGGCTGTTACTTGGCAATGGAAGGGGTGATCCATATATGCCGGGCGTCCGCGTGAAGGAAGAGGAGCCCTTCGAGAGCGTACTGAAGCGTTTCAAGAAGCAGTGCGAGAAGGCCGGGATCCTTTCGGAAATCCGCAAGCGGGAACATTATGAAAAGCCCAGCGTCAAGAAGAAGAAGAAGACGCTGGCGGCCAGGAAGCGCGCGTTGAAGAAACTCAAGAAGATGGCCAGGTAAGTGTCTCAGATCGTACTTGTGAATTGAGGCACTGATTGGGACTCAAGGAACAGTTGCACAAGGACATGCAGACGGCGGCCAAGGAGCGCGACTCCTTGGCCCTTTCTGCTTTGCGGATGGCCGTCGCCGCGGTCCAGAACCGGGAGATCGAGGCGGTCACCCGGAAGGAGATGCCGAAGGAGGGAACGCTTCCCGAGGATGCGATCCTCAAGGTGATCGCCGCGATGGTCAAGCAGCGCCGCGAATCGATCGGGTTGTTCCTCCAGGGGAACCGCCCGGAGCTCGCGGCGAAGGAGGAGAGCGAGATCGTCGTCCTCGCGCGGTACCTCCCGAAGGCGCTCACCGCGGCGGAGATCGAGGCGGCCGTGCGCGAGGCGATCGCGGAAACCGGCGCCGGGCTTCTGTCCGACATGGGACGCGTCATGAAGGCGCTCATGCCGAAGGTGGCGGGCCGGGCCGACGGCAAGGCGGTCAGCGAAACGGTTCGTCGCCTCCTGCAGTAGCGAGATAGCGGCCCGGGGGGCACTTAGGGAGACTTTTGGGAGGTCGGATCTCCGATAGCACGATCCGGGAAGTACGGGACCGGGCGGACATCGTGGAGGTGGTCTCCGAGACGGTCCCTTTGTCCCGGGCCGGGGCGAGTTTCCGCGGTCTGTGCCCCTTCCACCGGGAAAAGACCCCGTCGTTCTTTGTCCACCCCGCCCGGCAGGCGTTCAAGTGCTTCGGCTGCGGGGAGGGGGGATCGGTCTTCCACTTCCTGATGAAGGCGCGCAATCTTTCCTTCGCGGACTCGGTAGAGGAACTCGCGGAGCGGTACGGCGTGACGGTCCGGTACGAGGGTGGGTCGGTCCGTACACGGCCGAAAGAGGATCTCTACGCCATTCTCCGCCTCGCGGCGGACACGTACCGGGAGCTCCTGGGTTCCCCCGCCGGGAAAGCCGGGAGGGAGTTTCTGCGGCGGCGGGGAGTGACCCCCGAGGCCGAGCGCGAGTTCGCCCTCGGTTGGTGCGGCACCGGCGGTGAACTGGTCTCCGCGCTGAAGCGGGAAGGGATCGACCCGGCCCGGGGCGAGGCGGCAGGCCTTCTGCTCCCTTCCGGGAGCGGGTACCGGGATCGGTTCCGGGGGCGTGTGCTCTTCCCGATCGGGGATGCAAGGGGTCGCATCTGCGGTTTCGGGGGTCGGGCGGTGGACGACGCCGTCCCGAAGTACCTCAACTCCCCCGAGTCCGAGCTGTACCGGAAAAGTTCCCTGCTGTACGGCCTGTACCAGGCGCTCCCGGCCCTCCGGAGTGAGGGCCGCGTGCTGGTGGTCGAGGGGTACATGGACCTGATCGGCCTGTGGCAGAAAGGGGTCCGGGGCGTCGTGGCGACGTGCGGAACCTCGCTTACGGAGAGCCACGCCCGAACGCTGAAGCGTTTGTCGGAAAACGTCATCCTCTTCTACGACGGCGACGTGGCCGGGAAAAAGGCCGCGGTGCGGTCCGGAGGCCCTTTGTACGCGGCGGGGGTGAGCCCGAAAGCCCTGTTTCCCCCGAAGGGGATGGATCCGGACGACTGGGCGAAGGCGGCGCCGCCGGAGGAGTTGACCCGGCGCATCGCGGGGGCGGTTCCCCTGATGGAGTCGATCGAGCGCGGGGCTTCCAGGAAGTACGATCTCGCGACCATTTCCGGAAAGCTTTCGTACGTGCGGCTGATGGCGAACTATCTTCGATGGGTGACCGACCCGGCGGAGCGCGAGCTTTACGCGCAGCGGGTGGCGCAGACTTCGGGTCTCCCCGTGGACACGATCCACCGGCAGGTCGGGCCGTCCGCCCTGCCACCCCTTCCGGAAGGGGGCGCCCCGCCGCGGAAGAAGGATTCCCGCGTCGAGGAGAGCCACCTCCTCCGGTTGCTGGCCGTGGACCCCTCCCTCGCGATCACGGCGCGCCGGGACGGGGTCGGGGAGCTCCTCTCCGGAGAGGACGCCCGGGAAGCCCTCGCGCACCTGGCGGACCTGGCCGAGCGGACCCCCGGGGAGACGCGATTCCCGCTCGGGGAAGATCTCCCCGACGGCGTGCGAAAACTTCTGTCCGCCGAGCTCGTGCTGGCGGACGTTTCCCCCGAGGAGGCGCGCAGGCGCTACCCGGGGGCGGTCCTTTCCCTCCGGATCCGCCGGGCGCGGGAGGAGACCGTGGAGTTGCAGGAGAAGGTAAAGGGTGCGTCGGGCGAGGAGGCTTCGCTGCTCTTCGACCGGGTGGTGGCCGCGAAGCGGGAGCTGGAACGGCTGGAATCGGAACGCAGATCCCGATGACGAGGTGAATCGCATATGGCGAGGCGGAAACAGCCGAACGGCATCGACGGGCTGGTGCAAAAAGGGCGGGCGCAGGGGTATGTCACCTACGACGAGCTGAACAGCGCCCTTCCGCCCGATGTGCTCACGGGGGACCAGATCGAGGACGTCATGGCGATCTTCGGCGCGAACGCGATCGAGGTGGTGGACGACTTCCAGAAAGTCCCCCTCCATCCCGGCGCCAACCTCCTGATCGGCGAAGAGGAGGCCGGGGAGGAGGAAGAGGCGGCCGTCGAGGAGGAGCCCGCCGTCGAGGAGGAGGAGTTCGGGTACCCCGGCGGAGTGAAGGGGAACGACCCCGTGCGCCTCTACCTCAAGGAGATGGGCGCCATCCACCTTCTCAACCGGGAGGGCGAGGTCACCCTCGCGAAGCGGATCGAGGACGGCGAGCGGGAGATCGTCTCCGCGGTGAAGGGCTGCTCCATCGCGCTGGCCGACCTGTTCAAGGTCGGAGAGAAGCTCAAGGCGGGCG
Proteins encoded in this window:
- the dnaG gene encoding DNA primase, whose protein sequence is MGGRISDSTIREVRDRADIVEVVSETVPLSRAGASFRGLCPFHREKTPSFFVHPARQAFKCFGCGEGGSVFHFLMKARNLSFADSVEELAERYGVTVRYEGGSVRTRPKEDLYAILRLAADTYRELLGSPAGKAGREFLRRRGVTPEAEREFALGWCGTGGELVSALKREGIDPARGEAAGLLLPSGSGYRDRFRGRVLFPIGDARGRICGFGGRAVDDAVPKYLNSPESELYRKSSLLYGLYQALPALRSEGRVLVVEGYMDLIGLWQKGVRGVVATCGTSLTESHARTLKRLSENVILFYDGDVAGKKAAVRSGGPLYAAGVSPKALFPPKGMDPDDWAKAAPPEELTRRIAGAVPLMESIERGASRKYDLATISGKLSYVRLMANYLRWVTDPAERELYAQRVAQTSGLPVDTIHRQVGPSALPPLPEGGAPPRKKDSRVEESHLLRLLAVDPSLAITARRDGVGELLSGEDAREALAHLADLAERTPGETRFPLGEDLPDGVRKLLSAELVLADVSPEEARRRYPGAVLSLRIRRAREETVELQEKVKGASGEEASLLFDRVVAAKRELERLESERRSR
- the rpsU gene encoding 30S ribosomal protein S21 → MPGVRVKEEEPFESVLKRFKKQCEKAGILSEIRKREHYEKPSVKKKKKTLAARKRALKKLKKMAR
- a CDS encoding GatB/YqeY domain-containing protein, giving the protein MGLKEQLHKDMQTAAKERDSLALSALRMAVAAVQNREIEAVTRKEMPKEGTLPEDAILKVIAAMVKQRRESIGLFLQGNRPELAAKEESEIVVLARYLPKALTAAEIEAAVREAIAETGAGLLSDMGRVMKALMPKVAGRADGKAVSETVRRLLQ